In Streptomyces violaceusniger Tu 4113, one DNA window encodes the following:
- a CDS encoding MBL fold metallo-hydrolase, whose protein sequence is MKLTVVGCSGSFPSAESACSSYLVEADGFRLLLDMGNGALGELQRHCGLYDLDAVLLSHLHPDHFIDMCGYFVARYYRHDGGRAEAIPVYGPEDTERRLVQAYDDLPDEKSMREVFDFRTLTPGSFDIGPFTIRAERVCHPVEAFGFRIEYGGRSLVYSGDTGPCEALVDLARGGDLFLCEAAFTHGKEDIPELHLNGRQAGEHALRAGVGSMVLTHIPPWTDPQINQRDAQAVFGGPVELAKAGAVYEV, encoded by the coding sequence ATGAAGCTCACCGTCGTCGGATGCTCAGGGTCGTTCCCGTCCGCGGAATCGGCCTGCTCGAGCTACCTCGTAGAGGCCGACGGCTTCCGGCTGCTCCTCGACATGGGCAATGGCGCCCTTGGCGAGCTGCAGCGCCACTGCGGTCTCTACGACCTCGACGCTGTACTGCTGTCCCATCTCCACCCCGATCACTTCATCGACATGTGCGGATACTTCGTCGCGCGCTACTACCGGCACGACGGTGGCCGCGCCGAGGCGATCCCCGTCTACGGCCCCGAGGACACCGAGCGGCGGCTGGTCCAGGCGTACGACGATCTGCCCGACGAGAAGTCGATGCGTGAGGTCTTCGACTTCCGCACCCTGACGCCCGGCAGCTTCGACATCGGCCCCTTCACCATCCGCGCCGAGCGCGTCTGCCACCCCGTGGAGGCGTTCGGCTTCCGGATCGAGTACGGCGGCCGCTCGCTGGTCTACTCGGGCGACACGGGCCCCTGTGAGGCCCTGGTGGACCTGGCCCGGGGCGGCGACCTCTTCCTGTGCGAGGCGGCCTTCACGCACGGCAAGGAGGACATCCCGGAGCTGCATCTCAACGGCCGCCAGGCGGGTGAACACGCGCTGCGGGCGGGGGTCGGGAGCATGGTGCTCACCCACATCCCGCCGTGGACGGACCCCCAGATCAACCAGCGCGACGCGCAGGCGGTCTTCGGCGGCCCGGTGGAGCTGGCCAAGGCGGGCGCGGTCTACGAGGTGTAA
- a CDS encoding putative leader peptide has translation MVFDDVSEKTPGMLLVARLHVDLCRLASAMCPRRAVAA, from the coding sequence ATGGTTTTCGATGACGTGAGCGAGAAGACGCCGGGCATGCTGCTCGTGGCGCGGCTCCACGTCGACCTGTGCCGGCTCGCCAGCGCGATGTGTCCGCGCCGCGCCGTGGCCGCCTGA
- a CDS encoding PLP-dependent cysteine synthase family protein: MRYDSPLAAVGNTPLVRLPRLSPSSDVRIWAKLEDRNPTGSIKDRPALHMIEQAEKGGRLTPGCTILEPTSGNTGISLAMAAKLKGYRIVCVMPENTSAERRQLLAMWGAEIISSPAAGGSNTAVRVAKELAEQHPDWVMLYQYGNPDNAGAHYATTGPEILADLPSLTHFVAGLGTTGTLMGVGRFLRENKPDVQIVAAEPRYDDIVYGLRNLDEGFVPELYDESVLTTRFSVGSEDAVTRTRELLAQEGIFAGVSTGAALHAALGVAGKAVKAGQSADVVFIVADGGWKYLSTGVYTAATTEEAIATLHGQLWA; this comes from the coding sequence ATGCGGTACGACAGCCCCTTGGCAGCGGTCGGCAATACGCCGCTCGTCCGGCTGCCGAGGCTCTCGCCCTCCTCCGACGTACGGATCTGGGCCAAGCTGGAGGACCGCAATCCGACCGGCTCGATCAAGGACCGTCCCGCGCTCCATATGATCGAACAGGCCGAGAAGGGCGGCCGGTTGACCCCCGGCTGCACCATCCTCGAACCCACCTCCGGCAACACCGGTATCTCGCTCGCGATGGCGGCCAAGCTCAAGGGCTACCGCATCGTCTGCGTGATGCCGGAGAACACCAGCGCGGAGCGGCGCCAGCTCCTCGCCATGTGGGGCGCGGAGATCATCTCCTCGCCCGCCGCCGGCGGCTCCAACACCGCCGTCCGGGTGGCCAAGGAGCTGGCGGAGCAGCACCCGGACTGGGTGATGCTGTACCAGTACGGAAACCCGGACAACGCCGGTGCCCACTACGCCACCACCGGCCCCGAGATCCTCGCCGACCTGCCCTCCCTCACCCACTTCGTCGCGGGCCTGGGCACCACCGGCACCCTGATGGGCGTCGGCCGCTTCCTGCGCGAGAACAAGCCGGACGTCCAGATCGTCGCGGCCGAACCGCGCTACGACGACATCGTCTACGGACTCCGCAACCTGGACGAGGGGTTCGTCCCCGAGCTGTACGACGAGTCCGTGCTGACCACCCGCTTCTCCGTCGGCTCCGAGGACGCGGTGACCCGCACCCGGGAACTCCTCGCCCAGGAAGGCATTTTCGCGGGCGTGTCGACGGGGGCCGCGCTGCACGCCGCCCTCGGTGTCGCCGGTAAGGCGGTCAAGGCCGGGCAGAGCGCCGATGTGGTCTTCATCGTCGCCGACGGTGGCTGGAAGTACCTGTCCACCGGTGTCTACACGGCGGCCACCACCGAGGAGGCGATCGCGACGCTGCACGGCCAGCTCTGGGCGTAG
- a CDS encoding PTS transporter subunit EIIC: MSTATAPAAPAQKRGAGLIKGMQKIGRSLQLPVAALPAAGILSRLGQDDVFGKTGLGWNKLAEIFAHAGGALFDNLALLFCIGVAIGFAKKSDGTTAFAGLVGFLVYKNVLTGFVSEVTGKPEDPGVLGGIVVGLTAAVLWEKYHRTRLPDWLGFFSGRRFIPILMSFAGVIYGVLFGYLWGPIGDGLNNFSEWLSSNGAVGSGIFGVVNRLLIPVGMHMLLNSFAWFQFGDFSSGGQTWHGDIARYFHDDPSAGMFMTGFFPIMMFALPAAGLAIAHCARPERRKAVMGMMISVSLTAFVCGVTEPIEFSFMFIAPLLYGIHAVLTGLSMALTWALGIRSGFTFSGGLFDYLLGWSHSERAWMLIPIGLAFSVVYYVVFRFVITKFNIPTPGREPEDSLDDAAVADAKK, encoded by the coding sequence CCGCGCCCGCCCAGAAGCGGGGTGCCGGTCTGATCAAGGGTATGCAGAAGATCGGGCGCAGCCTCCAGCTCCCCGTCGCCGCTCTGCCCGCCGCGGGCATCCTGAGCCGGCTCGGCCAGGACGACGTCTTCGGCAAGACGGGACTCGGCTGGAACAAGCTCGCGGAGATCTTCGCCCACGCGGGCGGCGCGCTCTTCGACAACCTGGCCCTGCTCTTCTGCATCGGCGTGGCCATCGGCTTCGCGAAGAAGTCGGACGGCACCACGGCCTTCGCGGGCCTGGTCGGCTTCCTCGTCTACAAGAACGTCCTGACCGGCTTCGTCAGCGAGGTGACCGGCAAGCCGGAGGACCCGGGCGTCCTCGGCGGCATCGTGGTCGGCCTGACCGCCGCGGTGCTGTGGGAGAAGTACCACCGCACCCGGCTGCCGGACTGGCTGGGCTTCTTCAGCGGCCGCCGCTTCATCCCGATCCTGATGTCCTTCGCGGGCGTGATCTACGGCGTGCTCTTCGGGTACCTCTGGGGCCCGATAGGCGACGGCCTCAACAACTTCTCCGAGTGGCTGTCGTCCAATGGCGCGGTCGGCTCGGGGATCTTCGGTGTGGTCAACCGGCTGCTGATCCCGGTCGGCATGCACATGCTGCTGAACTCGTTCGCCTGGTTCCAGTTCGGCGACTTCAGCTCCGGCGGCCAGACCTGGCACGGCGACATCGCGCGCTACTTCCACGACGACCCGTCGGCCGGAATGTTCATGACCGGCTTCTTCCCGATCATGATGTTCGCGCTGCCCGCCGCCGGTCTGGCGATCGCGCACTGCGCCCGTCCCGAGCGGCGCAAGGCCGTGATGGGCATGATGATCTCGGTCTCGCTGACGGCGTTCGTCTGCGGTGTCACCGAGCCGATCGAGTTCTCGTTCATGTTCATCGCGCCCCTGCTGTACGGCATCCACGCGGTGCTGACGGGCCTGTCCATGGCGCTGACCTGGGCACTCGGCATCCGCAGCGGCTTCACCTTCTCCGGCGGGCTGTTCGACTATCTGCTGGGGTGGTCGCACAGCGAGAGGGCCTGGATGCTGATCCCGATCGGGCTGGCGTTCAGCGTCGTCTACTACGTGGTCTTCCGCTTCGTGATCACGAAGTTCAACATCCCGACGCCGGGACGAGAACCGGAGGACTCCCTGGACGACGCCGCGGTGGCGGACGCCAAGAAGTAG
- a CDS encoding amino acid permease, producing MTSAAPEEGYERGLGSRQVQMIAIGGAIGVGLFMGAGANIAKAGPSIILMYALAGVVIFFIMRALGELLLYRPVSGSFAEYAREFLGPFFGFVTGWTYWLMWVVTGMAELTAAAIYINYWYPSIPQWVSALVFLVVLFGVNLISVKIFGEVEFWFSMVKVTAIIGMIVIGLGVLTLGFSDAGDTAAASNLWSHGGFFPHGIGDSLMTLQGVMFAYLAVELVGVTAGESEDPEKTLPKAINTLPWRIIIFYVGALVVLLAVVKWTEFSAGESPFVHAFSKIGIPFAAGIVNFVVLTAALSSCNSGMYSTGRMLRGLAANNEAPRAFGMLNSRKTPAIGITVSVLLMGIGVILNYVVPEKAFEYVTSVATAAGIWAWAMILLSHIKYRKAVTSGRLPASSFPAPGGAVFSWVALIFLIIVTGLIAYDKDARVCLYVGAGWAVLLVIGWFMLKSREGGRPGADAEAEPEYARK from the coding sequence ATGACCTCAGCGGCTCCTGAAGAGGGCTATGAGCGCGGCCTGGGCAGTCGCCAGGTACAGATGATCGCAATCGGTGGCGCCATCGGCGTCGGCCTGTTCATGGGCGCCGGTGCGAACATCGCCAAGGCCGGCCCGAGCATCATCCTGATGTACGCCCTCGCGGGCGTGGTCATCTTCTTCATCATGAGAGCGCTCGGTGAGCTGCTCCTCTACCGCCCGGTCTCCGGGTCCTTCGCGGAGTACGCCCGGGAGTTCCTCGGCCCGTTCTTCGGCTTTGTCACGGGGTGGACGTACTGGCTGATGTGGGTGGTGACCGGCATGGCCGAGCTCACGGCCGCCGCCATCTACATCAACTACTGGTACCCCTCGATCCCGCAGTGGGTCAGCGCCCTGGTCTTCCTGGTGGTGCTGTTCGGCGTCAACCTGATCTCGGTGAAGATCTTCGGTGAGGTCGAGTTCTGGTTCTCGATGGTCAAGGTCACCGCGATCATCGGCATGATCGTCATCGGCCTGGGCGTGCTCACCCTTGGCTTCTCCGACGCCGGTGACACCGCGGCCGCCTCCAACCTCTGGTCCCACGGCGGGTTCTTCCCCCACGGCATCGGCGACAGCCTGATGACCCTCCAGGGTGTGATGTTCGCCTACCTCGCCGTCGAGCTGGTCGGCGTCACCGCGGGCGAGTCCGAGGACCCCGAGAAGACCCTGCCCAAGGCGATCAACACGCTGCCCTGGCGCATCATCATCTTCTACGTCGGTGCCCTGGTGGTGCTGCTCGCCGTCGTCAAGTGGACCGAGTTCTCGGCCGGCGAGAGCCCCTTCGTGCATGCCTTCTCCAAGATCGGAATCCCGTTCGCGGCCGGCATCGTCAACTTCGTCGTGCTCACCGCGGCCCTGTCCTCCTGTAACTCCGGGATGTACTCCACCGGCCGGATGCTGCGCGGCCTGGCCGCCAACAACGAGGCCCCGCGGGCCTTCGGGATGCTCAACTCCCGGAAGACCCCGGCCATCGGCATCACCGTCTCGGTGCTGCTGATGGGCATCGGCGTGATCCTCAACTACGTCGTCCCGGAGAAGGCGTTCGAGTACGTCACCTCGGTGGCCACGGCCGCGGGCATCTGGGCCTGGGCGATGATCCTGCTCAGTCATATCAAGTACCGCAAGGCCGTGACCTCCGGCCGGCTGCCGGCCTCGTCCTTCCCGGCCCCGGGCGGCGCCGTCTTCAGCTGGGTGGCGCTGATCTTCCTGATCATCGTGACCGGCCTGATCGCGTACGACAAGGACGCCCGGGTCTGTCTGTACGTGGGCGCCGGCTGGGCCGTCCTCCTGGTGATCGGCTGGTTCATGCTGAAGTCGCGCGAGGGTGGCCGGCCGGGTGCCGACGCCGAGGCCGAGCCGGAGTACGCGCGCAAGTAA
- a CDS encoding MoaD/ThiS family protein — translation MAIEVRIPTILRTYTDGQKAVEGSGTTLAELFTDLETRHAGIQERLIDGGELRRFVNVYLNDEDVRFLDGISTKLADGDSVTILPAVAGGSH, via the coding sequence ATGGCCATCGAGGTCCGCATCCCGACCATCCTCCGCACCTACACCGACGGCCAGAAGGCGGTCGAGGGCAGCGGGACCACGCTCGCCGAGCTCTTCACCGACCTCGAGACCCGGCACGCCGGGATCCAGGAGCGCCTGATCGACGGCGGGGAGCTGCGCCGCTTCGTCAACGTCTATCTGAACGACGAGGACGTCCGCTTCCTCGACGGCATCTCCACCAAGCTCGCGGACGGCGACAGCGTGACGATTCTCCCCGCCGTCGCAGGCGGAAGCCACTGA
- a CDS encoding nicotinate phosphoribosyltransferase, which produces MDTADLGLPVDVPSTALFTDRYELTMLQAALRAGTADRRSVFEVFTRRLPEGRRYGVVAGTGRVLDAVENFRFDSDVLDFLAQQRIVDEPTLTWLADYRFRGDIWGYPEGEVYFPGSPIMRVEGTFAEAVLLETVILSIFNHDSAVAAAASRMSTAAGGRPLIEMGARRTHELAAVAAARAAYVGGFATTSDLAAGFRYNIPTVGTSAHAFTLLHDSERDAFTAQVQAHGSGTTLLVDTYDVAEAVRTAVEVAGKDLGAVRIDSGDLLLLAHRVRQQLDELGAKNTRITVTSDLDEYAIASLAAAPVDAYGVGTQLVTGSGHPTCSMVYKLVARAGSDTPDSPDAPLLPVAKKSMGSKSSVGGRKWAARRVDEHGVAEAEVVGTGTAPEELAGHQLLVELVRGGEIVGREPLDAARDRHIAARAGLPLSATQLSRGEPVLPTEYLPA; this is translated from the coding sequence ATGGACACTGCGGACTTGGGACTGCCGGTGGACGTGCCGTCGACCGCACTCTTCACCGACCGGTACGAACTCACCATGCTGCAGGCCGCGCTGCGGGCGGGCACCGCCGACCGCCGCTCGGTCTTCGAGGTATTCACCAGGCGCCTCCCCGAGGGCCGCCGCTACGGTGTCGTCGCGGGCACCGGGCGGGTGCTGGACGCCGTCGAGAACTTCCGCTTCGACAGCGACGTCCTGGACTTCCTCGCCCAGCAGCGCATCGTGGACGAGCCGACGCTCACCTGGCTCGCCGACTACCGCTTCCGCGGCGACATCTGGGGCTACCCGGAGGGCGAGGTCTACTTTCCCGGCTCGCCGATCATGCGGGTGGAGGGCACCTTCGCCGAGGCGGTGCTGCTGGAGACGGTCATCCTCTCCATCTTCAACCACGACTCCGCGGTGGCCGCCGCCGCGTCCCGGATGTCCACCGCCGCCGGCGGCCGGCCGCTCATCGAGATGGGCGCCCGCCGCACCCATGAGCTGGCCGCCGTCGCCGCCGCCCGCGCCGCCTACGTCGGCGGCTTCGCCACCACCTCCGACCTCGCGGCCGGATTCCGCTACAACATCCCCACCGTGGGCACCAGCGCCCATGCCTTCACCCTGCTGCACGACAGCGAGCGGGACGCCTTCACGGCGCAGGTCCAGGCGCACGGCAGCGGTACCACGCTGCTCGTGGACACCTATGACGTCGCCGAGGCGGTGCGCACCGCCGTGGAGGTGGCCGGCAAGGACCTGGGCGCCGTAAGGATCGACTCCGGCGATCTGCTGCTGCTCGCCCACCGGGTGCGCCAGCAGCTCGACGAGCTGGGCGCCAAGAACACCAGGATCACGGTGACCAGCGATCTGGACGAGTACGCGATCGCCTCGCTGGCCGCGGCCCCCGTGGACGCGTACGGGGTCGGCACCCAGTTGGTCACCGGCAGCGGCCACCCCACCTGCTCGATGGTCTACAAGCTGGTCGCGCGGGCCGGTTCGGACACCCCGGACAGCCCGGACGCACCGCTGCTGCCGGTGGCCAAGAAGTCCATGGGCTCGAAGTCCTCCGTGGGCGGCCGCAAATGGGCGGCGCGGCGGGTGGACGAGCACGGTGTGGCCGAGGCCGAGGTGGTCGGCACCGGTACGGCCCCCGAGGAGCTGGCAGGCCATCAACTGCTGGTGGAGCTGGTGCGCGGCGGCGAGATCGTGGGCCGGGAGCCGCTGGACGCGGCGCGGGACCGGCATATCGCGGCCCGGGCCGGGCTGCCGCTGTCGGCGACCCAGCTCTCGCGCGGGGAGCCGGTCCTGCCCACCGAGTACCTGCCGGCCTGA
- a CDS encoding immune inhibitor A domain-containing protein, with amino-acid sequence MNSQWRTARSAAIATVVAALGAAALSTGMAQADAPSTRVERRDPAPAKTDVQHDLEGPYSKQQEAQRQEALRQVISGDTKATTRGASKVVKLGKGKYVELAREKTDKIFTILVEFGDKVDDTTMYDPDGDGPQPPVKKYGGEPGPAHNTIAEPDRANDNSTAWQKDYNREHFQDLYFSKDKKKESLKKYYEKQSSGRYSVDGEVSDWVKVDWNEARYGSNYCGDTNCANAWDLIRDGVNQWAKDQKAAGRTDAQIKADLAEYDQWDRYDYDADGNFNEPDGYIDHFQIVHAGEDESAGGGAEGENAIWAHRWYAYGTDAGNTGPGENKSGGTQIGDTGIWVGDYTMQPENGGLGVFAHEYGHDLGLPDEYDTTGKGESSVAYWSLMSAGSWLGTGKDAIGDLPGDMNAWDKLQLGWLDYAKAKAGKKSTHTLGVAEYNTKNKQALVVELPAKPVTTEVVAPAEGAKQWWSGMGDDLKNTLTRSVDLTGKSKAGLDLQGWWDIEENFDYLYTEVSTDGGANWTPIDGTADGKAIPRDAGDKPALTGTAGAYKKLSFPLDAYAGKKIELRFRYQTDGGVAQKGFAADAITLTADGAPVFSDGAEGDDNGWTGDGFSRIGASFSKDYPQYYIAENRQYVSYDTTLKTGPYNFGWASTRPDWVEHFPYQNGLLIWQWDTSQPDNNVGVHPGSGLILPIDAHATPEKWADGTLMRNRIQTYDSPFSRLPSDGFTLHNDGKAAKVKPKPGNPVFDDHKGMYWDKSNPTGGVKIADTNTRVKILKELPGGSTMTVQVGPSAS; translated from the coding sequence GTGAACAGCCAATGGAGAACGGCCAGATCGGCCGCCATAGCCACCGTGGTGGCCGCGCTCGGCGCGGCGGCACTCTCGACGGGCATGGCTCAGGCGGACGCGCCGTCTACGCGTGTTGAGCGCCGTGATCCGGCGCCCGCGAAGACGGATGTCCAGCACGATCTCGAGGGCCCGTACAGCAAGCAGCAGGAAGCGCAGCGCCAGGAGGCGCTGCGTCAGGTCATCTCCGGCGACACCAAGGCGACCACGCGCGGGGCGTCGAAGGTGGTGAAGCTCGGCAAGGGCAAGTACGTCGAGCTGGCCCGGGAGAAGACCGACAAGATCTTCACCATCCTGGTCGAGTTCGGCGACAAGGTGGACGACACCACCATGTACGACCCGGACGGTGACGGCCCCCAGCCGCCGGTGAAGAAGTACGGCGGCGAGCCGGGCCCGGCGCACAACACCATCGCCGAGCCGGACCGCGCGAACGACAACAGCACGGCCTGGCAGAAGGACTACAACCGCGAGCACTTCCAGGACCTCTACTTCTCCAAGGACAAGAAGAAGGAGTCCCTGAAGAAGTACTACGAGAAGCAGTCCTCGGGCCGCTACTCCGTGGACGGCGAGGTCTCCGACTGGGTCAAGGTCGACTGGAACGAGGCCCGGTACGGCTCCAACTACTGCGGCGACACCAACTGCGCCAACGCCTGGGACCTGATCCGCGACGGCGTCAACCAGTGGGCCAAGGACCAGAAGGCGGCCGGCCGCACCGACGCGCAGATCAAGGCGGACCTGGCCGAGTACGACCAGTGGGACCGCTACGACTACGACGCCGACGGCAACTTCAACGAGCCCGACGGCTACATCGACCACTTCCAGATCGTCCACGCCGGTGAGGACGAGTCCGCGGGCGGCGGGGCCGAGGGCGAGAACGCCATCTGGGCGCACCGCTGGTACGCGTACGGCACCGACGCGGGCAACACCGGCCCGGGTGAGAACAAGTCGGGCGGTACCCAGATCGGCGACACCGGCATCTGGGTCGGCGACTACACGATGCAGCCGGAGAACGGCGGCCTCGGCGTCTTCGCCCATGAGTACGGCCATGACCTGGGCCTGCCGGACGAGTACGACACCACCGGTAAGGGTGAGTCGTCCGTCGCCTACTGGTCGCTGATGTCCGCGGGATCCTGGCTCGGCACCGGTAAGGACGCCATCGGCGATCTGCCCGGCGATATGAACGCCTGGGACAAGCTGCAGCTCGGGTGGCTGGACTACGCCAAGGCCAAGGCCGGGAAGAAGTCGACCCACACGCTCGGGGTCGCCGAGTACAACACCAAGAACAAGCAGGCGCTGGTCGTCGAGTTGCCCGCCAAGCCCGTCACCACCGAGGTGGTCGCCCCCGCCGAGGGCGCCAAGCAGTGGTGGAGCGGGATGGGGGACGACCTGAAGAACACCCTCACCCGGTCCGTGGACCTCACGGGGAAGTCCAAGGCCGGCCTGGACCTCCAGGGCTGGTGGGACATCGAGGAGAACTTCGACTACCTCTACACCGAGGTCTCCACCGACGGCGGCGCCAACTGGACGCCGATCGACGGTACGGCGGACGGCAAGGCCATCCCGCGCGACGCCGGTGACAAGCCCGCGCTGACCGGCACCGCCGGGGCGTACAAGAAGCTCTCCTTCCCGCTGGACGCCTACGCGGGCAAGAAGATCGAGCTCCGCTTCCGCTACCAGACCGACGGCGGCGTGGCGCAGAAGGGCTTCGCGGCCGACGCGATCACCCTGACCGCCGACGGCGCCCCGGTCTTCAGCGACGGCGCCGAGGGCGATGACAACGGCTGGACCGGAGACGGCTTCTCGCGTATCGGCGCGTCCTTCAGCAAGGACTACCCGCAGTACTACATCGCCGAGAACCGCCAGTACGTGTCGTACGACACCACCCTGAAGACCGGTCCGTACAACTTCGGCTGGGCCTCCACCCGGCCCGACTGGGTCGAGCACTTCCCGTACCAGAACGGCCTGCTGATCTGGCAGTGGGACACCTCGCAGCCGGACAACAACGTCGGCGTCCACCCGGGCAGCGGTCTGATCCTGCCGATCGACGCGCACGCCACCCCCGAGAAGTGGGCGGACGGCACGCTGATGCGCAACCGGATCCAGACGTACGACTCGCCCTTCAGCCGGCTCCCGTCGGACGGCTTCACGCTGCACAACGACGGTAAGGCCGCCAAGGTCAAGCCGAAGCCGGGCAATCCGGTCTTTGACGACCATAAGGGGATGTACTGGGACAAGAGCAATCCGACCGGCGGTGTGAAGATTGCTGACACCAACACCCGGGTCAAGATCCTCAAGGAGCTCCCGGGCGGGTCGACGATGACCGTCCAGGTCGGACCGTCCGCCTCCTAG
- a CDS encoding DUF2017 domain-containing protein, whose product MSGRFEPLPGGGAALSLDEVEISILRSLAMQLAELIGPGDQPAEGGDPLDALFADGPSKPPADPALARLFPDAYRAPDQELGPREEKTAREASAEFRRFTENDLRARKRDDALTVVRDLDSLASGASAGAPGVLELAPEKARHWLTALNDLRLAIGARLEVTDEDDGGDLLRLPDSDPRKPMVMAYFWLGGLQETLVETLMPE is encoded by the coding sequence ATGTCGGGACGCTTCGAGCCGCTGCCCGGCGGCGGTGCCGCCCTCTCGCTGGACGAGGTCGAGATCTCCATTCTGCGCAGCCTGGCCATGCAGCTCGCCGAGCTGATCGGCCCGGGCGACCAGCCCGCCGAGGGCGGTGACCCCCTGGACGCGCTCTTCGCCGACGGCCCCAGCAAGCCGCCGGCCGACCCCGCGCTGGCCCGGCTGTTCCCGGACGCCTACCGCGCCCCGGACCAGGAGCTGGGGCCGCGGGAGGAGAAGACGGCGCGGGAGGCGTCCGCGGAGTTCCGCCGCTTCACCGAGAACGACCTGCGGGCGCGCAAGCGCGACGACGCCCTGACGGTGGTGCGCGACCTGGACTCGCTGGCCTCCGGGGCGTCCGCCGGGGCCCCGGGCGTGCTGGAGCTGGCGCCGGAGAAGGCCCGGCACTGGCTGACCGCCCTGAACGACCTGCGGCTGGCCATCGGGGCCCGGCTGGAGGTCACCGACGAGGACGACGGCGGTGACCTGCTGCGGCTGCCCGACTCCGATCCGCGCAAGCCGATGGTGATGGCGTACTTCTGGCTCGGCGGGCTGCAGGAGACCCTCGTCGAGACCCTGATGCCGGAATAA
- a CDS encoding Mov34/MPN/PAD-1 family protein, protein MLTITQALHDKIVAHARADHPDEACGVIAGPAGSGRPERFVPMLNAARSPTFYEFDSGDLLKLYREMDDRDEEPVVIYHSHTATEAYPSRTDISYANEPGAHYVLVSTAECGNDEGPAQFRSFRIVDGEVTEEEVEIVPGG, encoded by the coding sequence ATGCTGACCATCACCCAGGCGCTCCACGACAAGATCGTCGCGCACGCCCGCGCGGACCACCCCGACGAGGCTTGCGGCGTGATCGCGGGCCCGGCCGGAAGCGGCCGCCCCGAGCGGTTCGTCCCGATGCTGAACGCGGCCCGCTCGCCCACCTTCTACGAGTTCGACTCGGGTGACCTGCTCAAGCTCTATCGCGAGATGGACGACCGGGACGAGGAGCCGGTGGTCATCTACCACTCGCACACCGCCACCGAGGCGTACCCCTCCCGCACCGATATCTCTTACGCCAATGAGCCCGGTGCCCACTACGTCCTGGTCTCCACGGCGGAATGCGGCAATGACGAGGGTCCCGCCCAGTTCCGGTCCTTCCGGATCGTGGACGGCGAGGTCACCGAGGAAGAGGTCGAGATCGTCCCGGGCGGCTGA
- the clpS gene encoding ATP-dependent Clp protease adapter ClpS produces the protein MGRVSVAPVEIERPETREAPMSVPEPDVPWVTVVHNDPVNLMSYVTYVFQSYFGYPKDKAHRLMLDVHHKGRAIVSSGSREEMERDVQAMHGYGLWATLQQER, from the coding sequence ATGGGACGTGTGAGTGTCGCGCCCGTGGAGATCGAACGTCCCGAAACCCGTGAAGCACCGATGTCGGTGCCCGAGCCCGACGTTCCCTGGGTGACGGTGGTGCACAACGACCCCGTCAATCTCATGAGCTATGTGACCTACGTCTTCCAGAGCTATTTCGGCTATCCCAAGGACAAGGCGCACCGTCTGATGCTCGACGTCCACCACAAAGGCCGCGCGATCGTCTCGAGCGGCAGCCGCGAGGAGATGGAGCGCGACGTGCAGGCGATGCACGGCTACGGCCTGTGGGCGACCCTCCAGCAGGAGCGCTGA
- a CDS encoding nicotinamidase: MHRALIVVDIQNDFCEGGSLAVTGGADVAAAITDLIGEATPGYRHIVATRDHHIAPGDHFSDNPDYEHTWPVHCVAGTEGVGFHPNFAPAVASGAIEAVFDKGAYQAAYSGFEGIDEHGTSLAQWLREREVTEVDVVGIATDHCVRATALDARSEGFATHVLLDLTAGVSPATTERALGELRAAGVELSGKPVV, translated from the coding sequence ATGCACCGGGCACTGATCGTCGTCGACATCCAGAACGACTTCTGCGAGGGCGGAAGCCTCGCGGTGACGGGGGGCGCGGATGTCGCGGCCGCGATCACCGATCTGATCGGGGAGGCGACGCCCGGTTACCGCCATATCGTCGCCACGCGTGATCACCACATCGCCCCGGGCGATCACTTCTCGGACAACCCGGACTACGAGCACACCTGGCCGGTGCACTGCGTCGCGGGCACCGAGGGTGTCGGGTTCCACCCGAATTTCGCGCCCGCCGTCGCCTCCGGCGCGATCGAGGCGGTCTTCGACAAGGGCGCGTACCAGGCGGCGTACAGCGGTTTCGAGGGCATCGACGAGCACGGCACCTCGCTCGCCCAGTGGCTGCGCGAGCGGGAGGTGACCGAGGTGGACGTGGTGGGCATCGCCACCGACCACTGTGTGCGGGCCACCGCGCTGGACGCGCGCAGCGAGGGGTTCGCCACGCATGTCCTGCTGGACCTGACCGCGGGCGTCTCCCCGGCCACGACCGAGCGCGCCCTGGGGGAGCTGCGGGCGGCCGGGGTCGAGCTCAGCGGCAAGCCGGTCGTCTGA